CTCCGATTCAAACCGAACTAATTCATTACTGCATCTTAAAATGAGCACGCCGGTTTAACTTGTAACAGTTTTCATCGTGTTCATGACAAATGGGGCGCTCTTTTCCGTAACTAATGGTGGAAATCCACTTGCCATCCGCCCCTTCTGCAACTAAAAATGATTTAACAGCATAGGCTCTTTTATTTCCAAGAACTAAGTTATATTCGTTCGTCCCGCGTTCATCACAATAGCCTTCAATTCTAACCTTGTCCCATTTTTTGGTTGTTAGAAAGGTCGAGTCATTATTCAAATCTTCTTTCATCTCCGGGCCGATTACTGATCTATCAAAATCAAAA
This region of Nitrospirota bacterium genomic DNA includes:
- a CDS encoding OmpA family protein, which produces MMLILGVFGCAKHMSTASQSIDSNPKQAREIPPATESALMTKNPVVSGKSVDQGMMNSKNVRARISLKDIYFDFDRSVIGPEMKEDLNNDSTFLTTKKWDKVRIEGYCDERGTNEYNLVLGNKRAYAVKSFLVAEGADGKWISTISYGKERPICHEHDENCYKLNRRAHFKMQ